Proteins encoded by one window of Musa acuminata AAA Group cultivar baxijiao chromosome BXJ2-9, Cavendish_Baxijiao_AAA, whole genome shotgun sequence:
- the LOC135622741 gene encoding uncharacterized protein LOC135622741 isoform X2, which produces MGSLLASTSEGSQKKFKRPKFLSDLYLLESYVRNDEVTSKSVRITVERSFACCSCESHHVVQDYLQLFQTKDGENRCNNGLPLKQLTPSLHNAHISSLCLSSVSNMLLELDEMSYQELAATSRKLRGVSLVPQFPPARCTGKRDLIIERVKKRFNKLLSNLKDGDALPEPLVKALSIIYLSYKHRSRHIDMLTSELYPFPPETVGLHNDIINALWLLPKVKYDELKALHTLLDPKVEVPIKCFRNALRKYLIEYLFECSETSITQEALKTIDFINRKMQSQTLVFSKETIEEEVEAVMITSRQLKQITSRVFSGWSDDARQCFKGFGDDKNINSFSIVGTDYFMSLGDNENGQMYSSCSNYEAEANGDSGRGVSTSFTTSSNSFLLTGTADKISGNNTKMPEVEHDNDIDIEKPCIEESEKLTPERTSQNTGSMGIKSVQEICDETALVAYKLIGSMLDKLIKTEGLDADMSTRIYLNGGSLASSDLQGGMDILKTSKEQTRSRIFVQTVEELVPSLTKSCIRRVKNLMES; this is translated from the exons ATGGGATCACTGTTAGCTTCTACATCTGAGGGGAGCCAAAAGAAGTTTAAAAGACCCAAATTTTTGTCAGACTT GTACTTACTAGAGTCATATGTTCGGAATGATGAA GTTACCAGTAAATCAGTCAGGATTACTGTTGAAAGAAGTTTTGCATGTTGTAGTTGTGAAAGCCACCATGTGGTTCAGGACTACTTGCAACTTTTTCAAACAAAAGACGGGGAAAATAGGTGCAATAATGGTCTCCCATTGAAACAGTTGACACCGTCGTTGCATAACGCTCATATCTCTAGTCTTTGTCTTTCATCTGTTTCCAATATGTTGCTAGAGCTGGATGAAATGTCCTATCAGGAGCTTGCTGCAACAAGCAGAAAACTTCGAGGTGTATCACTGGTCCCTCAATTTCCACCTGCCCGGTGTACTGGAAAGAGGGATTTGATTATTGAACGGGTGAAGAAAAGGTTCAATAAATTGCTGTCAAATCTCAAGGATGGGGATGCATTGCCAGAGCCATTAGTTAAAGCATTGTCCATTATTTATTTATCTTACAAGCATAGATCCAGACATATTGATATGCTAACATCAGAGCTGTACCCCTTTCCACCAGAGACAGTTGGTTTGCACAATGATATCATAAATGCCCTTTGGTTGCTTCCGAAGGTTAAATACGATGAGCTTAAAGCTTTGCACACTTTACTGGATCCAAAAGTTGAAGTTCCTATAAAATGTTTCAGGAATGCACTAAGGAAATACTTGATAGAATATTTGTTCGAATGCAGTGAAACAAGTATCACACAGGAAGCATTGAAAACTATTGATTTTATAAACAGGAAGATGCAAAGTCAGACTCTTGTGTTCTCTAAAGAGACAATAGAAGAGGAGGTTGAAGCCGTAATGATCACAAGCCGTCAGCTTAAACAAATTACATCAAGGGTTTTTTCAGGATGGAGTGATGATGCAAGACAATGTTTCAAGGGGTTTGGTGATGACAAGAACATTAATTCTTTTAGTATTGTTGGAACTGACTATTTTATGAGTCTTGGTGACAATGAAAATGGGCAGATGTATAGTTCTTGCTCTAATTATGAAGCAGAAGCCAATGGGGATTCAGGACGAGGCGTCTCCACATCATTCACCACTAGTAGCAACTCTTTTTTACTCACTGGGACTGCCGATAAAATTAGTGGTAATAACACAAAGATGCCTGAAGTTGAGCATGATAATGATATTGATATAGAGAAACCTTGTATTGAGGAGTCAGAAAAGCTTACTCCTGAAAGGACTTCCCAAAACACAGGAAGCATGGGAATAAAGTCGGTCCAAGAAATCTGTGATGAGACAGCATTGGTTGCTTATAAACTTATTGGTTCTATGCTAGATAAATTAATAAAAACAGAAGGCCTAGATGCAGATATGTCAACAAGAATTTACTTGAATGGTGGATCATTAGCTTCTTCAGATTTGCAAG GTGGCATGGATATTTTGAAAACTTCGAAGGAGCAGACAAGGTCTCGTATTTTTGTTCAAACTGTTGAGGAGCTAGTACCTTCTTTGACAAAGAG TTGTATTAGAAGAGTGAAGAATTTGATGGAGAGCTGA
- the LOC135622741 gene encoding uncharacterized protein LOC135622741 isoform X1 produces MDISFEDGKRLWSLMWNKEELITKKRRFLMGSLLASTSEGSQKKFKRPKFLSDLYLLESYVRNDEVTSKSVRITVERSFACCSCESHHVVQDYLQLFQTKDGENRCNNGLPLKQLTPSLHNAHISSLCLSSVSNMLLELDEMSYQELAATSRKLRGVSLVPQFPPARCTGKRDLIIERVKKRFNKLLSNLKDGDALPEPLVKALSIIYLSYKHRSRHIDMLTSELYPFPPETVGLHNDIINALWLLPKVKYDELKALHTLLDPKVEVPIKCFRNALRKYLIEYLFECSETSITQEALKTIDFINRKMQSQTLVFSKETIEEEVEAVMITSRQLKQITSRVFSGWSDDARQCFKGFGDDKNINSFSIVGTDYFMSLGDNENGQMYSSCSNYEAEANGDSGRGVSTSFTTSSNSFLLTGTADKISGNNTKMPEVEHDNDIDIEKPCIEESEKLTPERTSQNTGSMGIKSVQEICDETALVAYKLIGSMLDKLIKTEGLDADMSTRIYLNGGSLASSDLQGGMDILKTSKEQTRSRIFVQTVEELVPSLTKSCIRRVKNLMES; encoded by the exons ATGGATATTTCTTTTGAAGATGGGAAAAGGTTATGGTCTCTTATGTGGAACAAAGAAGAGCTGATCACAAAGAAAAGGAG ATTTTTGATGGGATCACTGTTAGCTTCTACATCTGAGGGGAGCCAAAAGAAGTTTAAAAGACCCAAATTTTTGTCAGACTT GTACTTACTAGAGTCATATGTTCGGAATGATGAA GTTACCAGTAAATCAGTCAGGATTACTGTTGAAAGAAGTTTTGCATGTTGTAGTTGTGAAAGCCACCATGTGGTTCAGGACTACTTGCAACTTTTTCAAACAAAAGACGGGGAAAATAGGTGCAATAATGGTCTCCCATTGAAACAGTTGACACCGTCGTTGCATAACGCTCATATCTCTAGTCTTTGTCTTTCATCTGTTTCCAATATGTTGCTAGAGCTGGATGAAATGTCCTATCAGGAGCTTGCTGCAACAAGCAGAAAACTTCGAGGTGTATCACTGGTCCCTCAATTTCCACCTGCCCGGTGTACTGGAAAGAGGGATTTGATTATTGAACGGGTGAAGAAAAGGTTCAATAAATTGCTGTCAAATCTCAAGGATGGGGATGCATTGCCAGAGCCATTAGTTAAAGCATTGTCCATTATTTATTTATCTTACAAGCATAGATCCAGACATATTGATATGCTAACATCAGAGCTGTACCCCTTTCCACCAGAGACAGTTGGTTTGCACAATGATATCATAAATGCCCTTTGGTTGCTTCCGAAGGTTAAATACGATGAGCTTAAAGCTTTGCACACTTTACTGGATCCAAAAGTTGAAGTTCCTATAAAATGTTTCAGGAATGCACTAAGGAAATACTTGATAGAATATTTGTTCGAATGCAGTGAAACAAGTATCACACAGGAAGCATTGAAAACTATTGATTTTATAAACAGGAAGATGCAAAGTCAGACTCTTGTGTTCTCTAAAGAGACAATAGAAGAGGAGGTTGAAGCCGTAATGATCACAAGCCGTCAGCTTAAACAAATTACATCAAGGGTTTTTTCAGGATGGAGTGATGATGCAAGACAATGTTTCAAGGGGTTTGGTGATGACAAGAACATTAATTCTTTTAGTATTGTTGGAACTGACTATTTTATGAGTCTTGGTGACAATGAAAATGGGCAGATGTATAGTTCTTGCTCTAATTATGAAGCAGAAGCCAATGGGGATTCAGGACGAGGCGTCTCCACATCATTCACCACTAGTAGCAACTCTTTTTTACTCACTGGGACTGCCGATAAAATTAGTGGTAATAACACAAAGATGCCTGAAGTTGAGCATGATAATGATATTGATATAGAGAAACCTTGTATTGAGGAGTCAGAAAAGCTTACTCCTGAAAGGACTTCCCAAAACACAGGAAGCATGGGAATAAAGTCGGTCCAAGAAATCTGTGATGAGACAGCATTGGTTGCTTATAAACTTATTGGTTCTATGCTAGATAAATTAATAAAAACAGAAGGCCTAGATGCAGATATGTCAACAAGAATTTACTTGAATGGTGGATCATTAGCTTCTTCAGATTTGCAAG GTGGCATGGATATTTTGAAAACTTCGAAGGAGCAGACAAGGTCTCGTATTTTTGTTCAAACTGTTGAGGAGCTAGTACCTTCTTTGACAAAGAG TTGTATTAGAAGAGTGAAGAATTTGATGGAGAGCTGA
- the LOC103997487 gene encoding uncharacterized protein LOC103997487, which yields MSHVQSLSSPNRGLLIRPDARHGRKFSSLSRALYSNATYLYASPSIEFCQHKVFPRLIHNARKSERCAPVYASGKKGDSTSENEPFSWETLKKAVGGFTFRRELTVQDMMRERAQERQFDGNGGDGISGGGGGDGSGGPEDEGFAGQFDELLQVIMAVIVVVVLYVLMISGEEITRLVRDYIKYLFGAKASVRLTRAMKKWRKFYRSVARKGVVRKDWLEREIVATPTLWHNPKWLAFVVRTCYERYGEERYGEESD from the exons ATGAGTCATGTTCAATCTCTTTCCTCTCCTAATAGAGGTCTCCTTATTCGGCCGGATGCAAGACATGgaagaaaattttcttccttaTCTCGGGCCTTATACTCAAATGCTACATACTTATATGCCTCTCCATCTATTGAGTTCTGTCAACACAAGGTGTTCCCAAGATTGATTCATAATGCACGAAAGAGTGAAAGATGTGCTCCAGTTTATGCATCTGGGAAAAAGGGAGACTCTACGAGTGAAAACGAG CCTTTTTCATGGGAAACACTAAAGAAAGCTGTTGGAGGTTTTACTTTTAGGAGAGAGCTAACAGTGCAGGATATGATGAGAGAGCGGGCACAGGAAAGGCAATTTGATGGTAATGGAGGTGATGGAATATCTGGTGGCGGTGGTGGGGATGGTTCTGGTGGACCAGAAGATGAAGGTTTTGCAGGACAATTTGATGAACTCCTGCAGGTGATTATGGCAGTAATCGTTGTAGTGGTGCTG TATGTCCTAATGATCAGTGGCGAGGAAATAACACGTCTTGTCAGGGACTATATCAAGTATCTTTTTGGAGCTAAAGCCAGTGTCCGCTTGACACGTGCTATGAAGAAATGGCGCAAGTTCTACCGGAGTGTTGCTCGGAAAGGAGTGGTGAGAAAGGATTGGTTGGAACGTGAGATTGTTGCAACGCCAACATTGTGGCACAATCCTAAGTGGCTGGCGTTTGTAGTGCGGACTTGCTATGAGAGATACGGGGAAGAGAGATACGGGGAAGAAAGTGATTGA